The DNA sequence CAACCTGATCGGCATGGATGCCTGCCGACTGATCAAACGTGATGGCAACCGGCTTGAGGTAGAAGGTCTGGCGGCCTGGGACGAAACGCCGGTGATCGACCTGAAACCCTACCTGCCGCAGATTGACTCACCCGCCAACACCACCATCCCGAAATGGGCCCGTTCCATTCCTCCAAGATAATAGAGGAATACTAAGGCTTCTTCTCGCTCTATTGTGAGGTTAGAAACTACATGTGCGAATTCTGTCTGCAGCACGGCGAAGGCAAGAAATGGTATCTGCAGGCCAAAAACTACGCCGATGACCTGCTCAGCGACCTGCGTCGACGCCGTTTTATCAAGAAATTTCTCTCCGACCCCGAGGCCCTGGCCCGAGACGTACGCAACCTCGAACGCCTGGAGAAGGCGCCGACTTTTATTCGAAATATCATGAGCCGGACTATAACCCGCAAAATGCAGCAGGTTCATTTCGGCCAGATAGTCCCCATCGAAGACATCGAGCAGATTTTCGGGTTTGTGAACAGCATTATCAGGGTAGCCTGTATCTGCCGCCAGGCCTCGCTCGGCCAGGAAAAGCGTTATTGCTACGGGATCAGTCTCCAGCCCGAGGGGGGGAGGTTTGCCGAAATCTTGCGGGAACTTGATGGCAGCTATTTATTCGGCCCCGAGAATACGGGACTGGAAGTACTCACCCGAGAAGAGGCCATCGCCGCCTTTCACGCCCATGAGCAGGAAGGACTGTGTCACAGCGTCTGGACCTTCCATACGCCTTTCATCGGCGGCATCTGCAACTGCGACCGCTCCGACTGCCTGGCGATGCGTTGTACCATAACCCATGCAGTGCCGGTGATGTTTCGCGGCGAATACATTGCCCAGGTCGACCCGGATCGGTGCGTCGGCTGCCGCGAGTGCCTGCGGTTCTGCCAGTTCGAGGCCATGACCTACAGCACCGCCGATCAAAAAACGGTGATTGACCCGCGGCGTTGTTATGGCTGCGGCGTCTGCCGCTCCGGATGCCCCGAGGAGGCAATCCAGCTTGTCGACCGCATCAGTGTGGCCGCGGCGGCGAATCTTTGGTAGGAAATAACACCTTTCA is a window from the Desulfobacca acetoxidans DSM 11109 genome containing:
- a CDS encoding 4Fe-4S binding protein; the protein is MCEFCLQHGEGKKWYLQAKNYADDLLSDLRRRRFIKKFLSDPEALARDVRNLERLEKAPTFIRNIMSRTITRKMQQVHFGQIVPIEDIEQIFGFVNSIIRVACICRQASLGQEKRYCYGISLQPEGGRFAEILRELDGSYLFGPENTGLEVLTREEAIAAFHAHEQEGLCHSVWTFHTPFIGGICNCDRSDCLAMRCTITHAVPVMFRGEYIAQVDPDRCVGCRECLRFCQFEAMTYSTADQKTVIDPRRCYGCGVCRSGCPEEAIQLVDRISVAAAANLW